One window of the Granulicella arctica genome contains the following:
- a CDS encoding type II secretion system F family protein, giving the protein MALLVVLYTVIFIIGLSIMIVCTRPPRRAQALGLRLADIRDPRRSESMRSIFALPKIDSAYSIVATASTYLQKRKILSKLTQLLLRTHSTQTATRFIVVSCSTSMAAGLVSLWTFQSGLLTLASILIGLMLPYLFLLRNASQFLKNFDEALPDAISLMARALRAGHSIQQAIELIADQSPRPLCTEFSQVRQEQKFGVPFRDALVDMSLRVQSRDLKFLVTAILVQKETGSDLIEILDRTTRVIRDRVRVAGEIKTYTAQGRLTGWILSLLPVVMLAVISIVSPGYATPLYDTPFGQKLLIGGAVMIAVGSILIRRIVAVEV; this is encoded by the coding sequence ATGGCATTGCTTGTTGTGCTTTACACAGTTATTTTCATCATTGGTCTTTCAATAATGATTGTTTGCACCCGCCCTCCTCGGAGGGCGCAGGCTCTTGGACTTCGTCTAGCAGATATTCGTGATCCTCGTCGCAGTGAATCCATGCGGAGCATCTTCGCCCTACCAAAAATAGACAGTGCATATAGCATAGTTGCTACGGCTAGCACCTATCTCCAGAAGCGCAAGATATTATCTAAGCTTACTCAACTTTTACTTCGAACGCATAGCACTCAGACTGCAACCAGATTTATTGTGGTAAGTTGCAGCACCTCGATGGCGGCTGGTCTTGTTTCCTTGTGGACATTTCAATCAGGCCTTTTGACGTTGGCATCGATTCTTATCGGCCTCATGCTTCCCTACCTATTTCTTCTGAGAAACGCATCGCAATTTCTCAAGAATTTTGATGAGGCGCTGCCTGATGCCATAAGTCTGATGGCACGTGCTCTTAGGGCTGGGCATTCGATCCAGCAGGCCATAGAATTGATTGCGGACCAATCTCCTCGGCCATTGTGTACTGAATTTTCACAAGTGCGACAAGAGCAAAAATTCGGGGTGCCCTTCCGAGATGCATTGGTTGATATGAGCCTTCGCGTGCAGTCAAGAGACTTGAAATTTCTGGTAACCGCAATTCTTGTACAAAAAGAGACAGGCAGTGACCTCATCGAGATCTTAGATCGCACAACACGTGTGATCCGCGACCGAGTTCGCGTCGCGGGTGAAATAAAGACATACACTGCACAGGGGCGGCTTACTGGGTGGATCCTCTCGTTGCTGCCTGTCGTAATGCTGGCCGTTATATCTATCGTTAGCCCTGGTTACGCCACCCCGCTTTACGACACCCCATTTGGCCAGAAGCTTCTCATAGGTGGTGCGGTCATGATCGCCGTTGGGAGTATTCTCATTCGCCGTATTGTTGCCGTGGAGGTTTAG
- a CDS encoding CpaF family protein — translation MPETAVFMTPHFVPAVQPESRENTTITDNARSILKAAVHNDLIKRVDLDKLALIQADASGGRQKLLNIILQFVNDQGVPLSGRDRDQVANEVLDEVFGLGPLEPLLHDPGINDILVNTHTTVYVERQGVIEKTNISFRDNAHLMHIIDKIVSAVGRRIDESSPMVDARLLDGSRVNIIVPPLAIDGPLLSIRRFGQSPLTADDLLRRRALIPQMLEILQCAVRARLNIIVSGGTGAGKTTLLNVLSGYISQFERIITIEDSAELQIQQEHVVRLECRPPNLEGRGAIRQRELVMNALRMRPDRIILGEVRGEEALDMLQAMNTGHDGSITTVHANNPRDAIARIETMCMMGNVLLPDKAIRAQIASSINLVIQVSRMSDGSRRVTHISEITGSSGEILSMQDIFLFEKQGLGANGEVRGRFKATGIVPKFAEVARAAGFPLPLNFMDHSVEV, via the coding sequence ATGCCTGAAACTGCAGTGTTTATGACTCCACACTTTGTACCCGCTGTACAACCAGAGTCCCGTGAAAATACAACCATCACAGACAATGCGCGAAGCATACTTAAAGCAGCAGTGCACAATGACCTTATCAAACGGGTAGACCTTGATAAACTTGCGTTGATTCAAGCGGACGCAAGTGGCGGCAGACAGAAACTTTTAAACATTATCCTACAATTTGTGAATGATCAGGGCGTTCCGCTCAGCGGGCGTGACCGTGATCAAGTAGCTAATGAAGTATTGGACGAGGTCTTTGGTTTAGGTCCCCTAGAACCCCTTCTACATGACCCTGGGATCAACGATATCCTTGTGAATACACATACAACTGTTTATGTTGAGAGACAGGGTGTCATTGAAAAAACAAACATTAGTTTTCGTGACAACGCCCACCTAATGCACATTATTGACAAGATAGTTTCTGCGGTTGGGCGCAGGATTGACGAGTCCTCTCCAATGGTTGATGCTCGTCTCTTAGATGGATCTCGTGTCAATATCATTGTTCCACCCCTCGCAATCGACGGACCACTCCTTTCGATTCGTCGATTCGGACAGTCGCCGTTGACTGCTGATGATCTTTTGCGTCGTCGTGCCTTGATCCCTCAAATGCTCGAAATTCTACAATGTGCTGTCCGGGCGCGCTTAAACATCATAGTGTCAGGCGGGACAGGAGCAGGCAAGACCACCCTTCTAAACGTACTTTCCGGGTATATCTCTCAATTCGAACGAATCATAACAATTGAAGATTCAGCCGAACTGCAGATACAGCAGGAGCACGTCGTTCGCCTGGAATGCCGACCGCCGAATCTTGAAGGAAGAGGAGCTATTCGCCAGCGTGAGTTGGTGATGAACGCACTCCGAATGCGTCCAGATCGCATCATTCTTGGAGAAGTGCGTGGAGAGGAGGCCCTAGATATGCTCCAGGCAATGAACACTGGTCATGACGGTTCCATCACAACAGTTCACGCAAATAATCCTCGTGATGCTATCGCGCGGATAGAAACTATGTGCATGATGGGAAATGTCCTGTTGCCGGATAAGGCCATTCGTGCTCAGATAGCGTCCTCTATAAACCTTGTCATCCAAGTATCGAGGATGAGCGACGGCTCGCGAAGAGTTACTCACATTAGTGAAATCACAGGATCTAGCGGTGAAATACTCAGCATGCAAGATATTTTCCTCTTCGAGAAGCAAGGATTGGGAGCAAACGGTGAAGTTAGAGGACGGTTTAAAGCAACCGGCATCGTGCCAAAATTTGCTGAGGTCGCTAGAGCTGCAGGCTTCCCTCTTCCGCTAAATTTCATGGACCACTCAGTTGAAGTCTAG
- a CDS encoding Gfo/Idh/MocA family protein, translating into MLGANGTLLAASQNESSRPVAANDHIQIALIGAGIQGQGDTRNALQVPGVKLVAVADCYDGRLAHSKELWGNDLFTTRDYRKILERKDIDAVIVATPDHWHKQAATDAMKAGKDVYCEKPMIHLYSDGPEMIETARTTKRIIQVGSQRVSSVIYAKAKELLASGAIGKLNMVTARWDRNSSQGAWNYTVPLDASTETCDWPRFEGSAPKMAFNAERFFQWRKWKDYGSGVAGDLFVHLFSGTHFITGSHGPVRAMATGGLRFWKDGRDVPDVMLGLFDYPEGFNLSLRVNFVDGGEESEGLIFTGSEGTMEIAGNSVSVTRSPLKTEPGYSIGTYTNAMQARILEEYRQKYPQVHPEGKPPVEAEKYVAPTGYSDSYDHFKNFFASVRSRQPVVEDAVFGFRAAGAALLGNLSMEKGAVVHWDPETMKIV; encoded by the coding sequence ATGCTCGGCGCGAACGGAACTCTGCTCGCAGCATCACAGAACGAATCGTCACGACCTGTCGCTGCAAATGATCACATCCAGATCGCACTCATCGGCGCAGGCATCCAGGGCCAGGGGGATACACGAAACGCTCTGCAAGTCCCCGGCGTCAAACTTGTTGCCGTGGCCGACTGCTACGATGGCCGCCTCGCGCACAGCAAAGAACTCTGGGGCAACGATCTCTTCACCACGCGCGACTACCGCAAGATCCTCGAGCGCAAGGATATCGACGCCGTTATCGTCGCCACCCCCGATCACTGGCACAAGCAGGCCGCAACCGACGCCATGAAGGCCGGAAAAGACGTCTACTGCGAAAAGCCGATGATTCATCTCTACTCCGACGGCCCGGAGATGATCGAGACCGCGCGCACCACCAAGCGCATCATCCAGGTCGGCAGTCAGCGCGTCAGCTCCGTCATCTACGCGAAGGCGAAGGAACTGCTCGCCTCCGGGGCCATCGGCAAGCTCAACATGGTCACCGCCCGCTGGGACCGGAACTCGTCACAGGGTGCATGGAACTACACCGTCCCCCTCGACGCCTCGACCGAGACCTGCGACTGGCCGCGCTTCGAAGGCTCCGCGCCGAAGATGGCCTTCAACGCAGAGCGCTTCTTCCAGTGGCGCAAATGGAAGGACTACGGCAGCGGTGTCGCCGGCGATCTCTTCGTCCACCTCTTCAGCGGTACTCACTTCATCACGGGATCGCACGGACCTGTTCGCGCCATGGCCACCGGCGGTCTCCGCTTCTGGAAAGATGGTCGCGACGTTCCCGACGTCATGCTCGGTCTCTTCGACTACCCCGAAGGCTTCAACCTGAGCCTCCGCGTCAACTTCGTCGACGGTGGCGAAGAGAGTGAGGGCCTCATCTTCACCGGCTCCGAAGGCACCATGGAAATCGCCGGCAACAGCGTCAGCGTTACCCGTTCGCCTCTCAAGACCGAGCCCGGCTACAGCATCGGCACCTACACCAACGCCATGCAGGCCCGCATCCTCGAGGAATATCGGCAGAAGTATCCGCAGGTCCATCCCGAAGGTAAACCGCCAGTCGAGGCGGAAAAGTACGTTGCGCCTACTGGATACAGTGACAGCTACGACCACTTCAAAAACTTCTTTGCCTCTGTCCGCTCACGCCAGCCGGTCGTCGAGGACGCCGTCTTCGGCTTCCGTGCAGCAGGCGCCGCGCTTCTGGGCAATCTCAGTATGGAAAAGGGCGCCGTCGTTCACTGGGATCCCGAAACCATGAAGATCGTCTGA
- a CDS encoding type II secretion system F family protein: MQILFTLSLVSGVLAGSCFFASLVISSSSDTTMQRLYMATNAKTRKHTGISATGPYVQVFLRVMLWVRTSLRLRERADLERRIERAGYRGVVTLDLYAAIRLIAPLVAVVLALLLPKYCLFGMFALPPFAYIVPDLILELLIRRRAKAIRGSIPDAIDLLVICVDAGLGIDQAVMRVAQELTQSSPELQEELMQVNREQRAGKPRLEAWCGMSERLSIPEIEAFVNMLMQTERFGTPIARALSTFADGIRLKRTQIAEESAAKTTVKIIFPLALFIFPCIFIVLLGPAVITMLQDFPEGF, translated from the coding sequence ATGCAGATTCTCTTTACATTATCTCTCGTAAGCGGTGTGCTTGCGGGTTCTTGTTTTTTTGCATCGTTGGTTATCTCTTCATCTTCAGACACAACAATGCAACGTCTATATATGGCCACCAATGCCAAGACTCGTAAACACACGGGCATCAGTGCCACCGGACCTTATGTTCAGGTTTTTTTGCGAGTAATGCTATGGGTCCGAACTAGTTTGCGCCTCCGAGAGCGAGCAGACTTGGAGAGGAGAATCGAACGTGCGGGCTATCGTGGTGTTGTCACTCTGGATCTTTATGCTGCCATACGTCTTATAGCTCCCTTAGTAGCGGTTGTACTTGCACTACTCCTACCAAAATATTGTCTCTTCGGCATGTTTGCCCTTCCTCCCTTTGCATATATCGTTCCCGATCTTATTTTGGAGCTTCTTATTCGGAGGCGAGCTAAGGCTATTCGCGGGAGCATTCCTGATGCCATCGATCTACTTGTGATCTGTGTGGATGCTGGCCTTGGTATAGATCAAGCAGTGATGCGGGTCGCACAGGAACTCACACAGAGCTCACCCGAGCTACAAGAAGAGTTGATGCAAGTCAATAGGGAGCAAAGAGCAGGGAAACCACGTTTAGAGGCCTGGTGCGGGATGTCGGAGCGACTTTCCATTCCAGAAATCGAAGCTTTTGTAAACATGCTTATGCAAACGGAGCGCTTTGGTACCCCTATAGCACGCGCACTAAGTACATTTGCTGATGGAATACGGCTAAAGCGTACGCAGATTGCGGAAGAAAGTGCCGCCAAAACAACTGTAAAAATAATCTTTCCATTGGCACTGTTTATTTTTCCATGCATATTCATTGTGCTGCTTGGGCCCGCAGTCATAACGATGCTGCAGGACTTTCCAGAAGGGTTTTAG
- a CDS encoding LacI family DNA-binding transcriptional regulator: MKRIVPAAPKLSDVARLAGVGNATVSRVLNGRLNVSEDKVRKVKQAISELGYRPNRIARSLKGASSGMIGMLVPSISDMFFSRCAEAVETVAREHGSLLIVMASHDDPTIELENLEELLNHRIDGLILSSAQTHNPQLHDALSQIAVPVVGLDRTLQQANLPSVMSENLEGARAATQHLLAHGYRTVLCILVKPDLYTISERCRGYSEAMCEAGLEPLIRAVESSKDVEVYLRQHVESAKTTIAVFAANNLTARYTWEAIRRLHLTIPTQVAVLSFDDFDLADTLTPPMSVVQQPVEDLGRNAAELLFQRMQGPGAGNVQTNHDPLRLPTRLIVRASCGCLV, encoded by the coding sequence ATGAAGAGAATAGTCCCTGCAGCCCCTAAGTTGAGTGATGTCGCACGTCTGGCTGGTGTTGGAAACGCTACTGTTTCCCGAGTGCTCAACGGCCGGCTTAACGTGAGCGAAGATAAGGTTCGAAAAGTAAAGCAGGCGATTTCAGAGCTTGGGTATCGTCCAAACCGTATCGCCAGGAGTCTAAAAGGGGCGTCATCCGGGATGATCGGCATGCTTGTGCCAAGTATCTCCGATATGTTCTTTTCGCGCTGCGCGGAAGCCGTGGAGACAGTGGCTCGCGAGCATGGTTCGCTCCTCATCGTCATGGCTTCTCACGATGATCCAACGATCGAACTTGAAAACCTCGAGGAACTGCTCAACCATCGAATCGATGGCTTAATTCTTTCTTCCGCACAGACTCATAACCCTCAGCTTCATGATGCTTTGTCGCAGATAGCGGTTCCGGTTGTTGGTCTCGACCGGACTTTGCAGCAGGCAAATCTTCCCTCCGTGATGAGCGAAAATCTGGAAGGTGCCAGAGCGGCCACCCAACACCTGTTGGCACATGGGTATCGCACTGTACTTTGTATTCTCGTTAAGCCTGATCTGTATACGATCAGCGAACGATGCAGGGGTTATTCAGAGGCTATGTGCGAAGCAGGGCTCGAACCCTTAATCCGTGCCGTTGAGAGTTCAAAGGATGTCGAAGTGTACCTTCGCCAGCATGTAGAGTCCGCGAAAACGACGATAGCGGTGTTTGCGGCCAACAATCTCACCGCGCGATATACTTGGGAGGCGATCCGCAGGTTGCACCTGACAATTCCAACTCAGGTTGCCGTTCTAAGCTTTGACGATTTCGATTTAGCAGATACGCTTACGCCGCCAATGAGCGTCGTACAACAACCGGTGGAAGACCTGGGAAGAAATGCAGCAGAGCTGCTCTTTCAACGCATGCAGGGCCCAGGTGCAGGCAACGTTCAGACAAACCATGATCCCCTCAGATTACCAACGCGATTGATCGTCAGGGCTTCTTGTGGCTGTCTTGTTTAG
- a CDS encoding alpha-mannosidase, protein MRISQYLSASVLCLATSFCVAPVHAQLFESEHAQKVAIPFSPEQTKVLDRLGSLESLPSGSWRFHAGDVAHGEAVALDDSSWEQVTPKVKAGKEAVWYRRTIEVPKALNGYDLTGAQIDFRFRAYANGPMPEILYFNGRRVALGDDLEQVQLFSDAKPGDKVLVAVKLLPTVDDKTFDHVEMKVTFAASRPNPEDLQKEFISASALVPSFSKNASADGQTLLKAIGEVDLGALDKGNQAKFDASLKQAQMTLSALRPLLQQGTFHLTGNSHIDVAWLWPWTETVDAVKRTFGTAAQLMSEYPNYTYTQSAAQYSEWIAEKYPQMNAEIKQRIQEGRWELVGGMWLEPDLNMPDGESLVRQLLVGQSTFNRLYGKTTRIGWNPDSFGYNWQLPQIYKRSGVDYFVTQKMHWNDTNQLPLKLFWWESPDGSKVLTYFPHDYANDNLDPVRLSRDLASARSFAPGGNEMMDLYGVGDHGGGPTRAMLDEGDHWMQPDKIVPHSEYGTAQSFFTTVEGKVGPKSPTWNYMTLAKGDTALPTPEAGQISVPTWKDELYLEYHRGVFTTQADHKKNMRDSEEWLLDAEKYASLAWLDGRKYPGDELTAAWKHVLFNQFHDLAAGSGIGIIYKDAQKDYNQVHWAANEVSSKSLKTVDAQIDTRASAGVPVIVFNSLGWERAGVTEVEVQMPSASDGITLLDAKNQVVPSQVLSHDAKTNTFHVVLRLQEVPSLGYVVLHAVDGVKKFPTDLKSSGTTIENAALRVTVDPKTGCVTSLFDKKSSFETIASGGCGNELQAFKDTPKEYDAWNVDPGTFDVPPTLLHMIDSVKLTEQGPLRSVIQISRTWQSSKFVQEIILYAGADHAIVSNDIDWHETHVLLKASFPLAASSDNATYEIPYGTIERPTTRNNSFEKARFEVPALRWADLGDGKHGFSLLNNSKYGYDAVGNQLRLTLLRSPTWPDPDADREQHHFVYGLYPHAGDWKQALTVRHGYDFNYKLKAEQVAAHSGAMKPEHSFASIAEKNVVLTAVKKAEDGDGLVVRFYEWAGKGGSVTITIPPGATDATLINLMEKPEGGSIAVNGDKVIVPVTPFEIQTVRVNYKPSPTM, encoded by the coding sequence TTGCGCATATCGCAGTACCTTTCCGCCAGTGTTCTATGCCTCGCCACCAGCTTCTGCGTGGCCCCTGTACATGCGCAGCTTTTTGAATCAGAGCACGCGCAGAAGGTTGCGATTCCGTTCTCCCCTGAGCAGACGAAGGTTCTGGACCGGCTAGGTTCGCTTGAGTCGCTACCCAGCGGCTCGTGGCGTTTTCATGCAGGCGACGTTGCGCACGGTGAGGCAGTCGCGCTCGACGACTCAAGCTGGGAGCAGGTGACGCCGAAGGTCAAGGCTGGTAAAGAGGCTGTCTGGTACCGCCGTACGATCGAGGTGCCGAAGGCTCTGAATGGCTACGATCTGACCGGCGCACAGATCGACTTCCGTTTCCGCGCGTATGCAAACGGGCCGATGCCGGAGATCCTCTATTTCAATGGCCGCCGTGTGGCGCTTGGCGACGACCTCGAGCAGGTCCAACTCTTCAGCGATGCGAAGCCCGGGGACAAGGTTCTGGTCGCAGTGAAACTTCTGCCGACCGTCGACGACAAGACGTTTGACCATGTGGAGATGAAGGTCACGTTTGCAGCGAGCCGACCCAATCCTGAGGATCTGCAGAAAGAGTTCATTTCGGCCTCGGCGCTAGTACCTTCGTTCTCGAAGAATGCCAGTGCAGACGGACAGACCCTTCTGAAGGCGATTGGCGAGGTCGATCTTGGTGCACTCGATAAGGGCAACCAGGCGAAGTTCGATGCCTCGTTGAAGCAAGCGCAGATGACTTTGTCTGCGTTGCGTCCACTTCTGCAGCAGGGGACCTTCCATCTCACCGGCAATTCGCATATCGACGTCGCCTGGCTTTGGCCCTGGACGGAGACGGTTGATGCCGTGAAGCGAACCTTTGGCACGGCTGCGCAGTTGATGAGCGAGTACCCGAACTACACCTATACGCAGTCGGCCGCTCAGTACAGCGAATGGATTGCTGAGAAGTATCCGCAGATGAACGCTGAGATCAAGCAGCGCATCCAGGAAGGGCGCTGGGAGTTGGTCGGCGGTATGTGGCTCGAACCCGACCTGAATATGCCCGATGGCGAGTCATTAGTTCGCCAGCTCCTGGTTGGTCAATCAACGTTCAATCGACTTTACGGCAAGACGACGCGTATCGGATGGAACCCCGACTCCTTTGGATATAACTGGCAGCTTCCGCAGATCTACAAGCGGTCGGGCGTCGACTACTTTGTGACGCAGAAGATGCATTGGAATGATACGAACCAGCTGCCATTGAAGCTCTTCTGGTGGGAGTCGCCAGATGGCAGCAAGGTGCTGACGTACTTCCCGCATGATTATGCGAACGACAACCTTGATCCTGTTCGTCTTTCGCGCGATCTCGCGAGCGCTCGGAGCTTTGCGCCGGGTGGGAACGAGATGATGGACCTGTATGGTGTCGGCGACCATGGCGGCGGACCAACGCGCGCCATGCTCGACGAGGGCGATCACTGGATGCAGCCGGACAAGATCGTTCCGCACTCGGAGTACGGTACAGCACAGTCTTTCTTTACGACGGTTGAAGGCAAGGTCGGTCCGAAGTCGCCGACGTGGAATTACATGACCCTCGCAAAGGGCGATACCGCCCTACCTACTCCCGAGGCTGGTCAGATCAGTGTGCCGACGTGGAAGGATGAGCTTTACCTCGAATACCACCGCGGTGTGTTTACGACGCAGGCTGACCACAAGAAGAATATGCGCGACAGTGAGGAATGGCTTCTGGATGCTGAGAAGTATGCTTCGCTCGCGTGGCTTGATGGACGTAAGTACCCGGGTGATGAGCTAACGGCAGCATGGAAGCATGTGCTCTTCAACCAATTCCACGATCTCGCAGCAGGTTCAGGCATCGGGATTATCTACAAGGATGCGCAAAAAGACTACAACCAGGTGCACTGGGCGGCGAACGAGGTCTCTTCAAAGTCGCTCAAGACGGTCGATGCACAGATTGATACTCGGGCCAGTGCCGGTGTTCCGGTCATCGTCTTCAACTCGCTTGGTTGGGAGCGCGCCGGTGTAACCGAGGTTGAGGTGCAGATGCCTTCCGCAAGCGATGGAATCACACTGCTCGACGCAAAGAACCAAGTTGTGCCTTCGCAAGTCCTTTCGCACGACGCCAAGACCAATACCTTCCATGTCGTGCTTCGGTTGCAGGAAGTTCCTTCACTTGGCTACGTGGTTCTTCACGCAGTTGATGGTGTTAAGAAGTTCCCCACGGATCTGAAGAGTTCGGGAACGACGATCGAGAATGCCGCGCTTCGGGTAACCGTTGATCCGAAGACCGGTTGTGTCACCTCGCTCTTCGATAAGAAGAGCAGCTTCGAGACCATTGCCTCAGGTGGATGCGGTAATGAGTTACAGGCCTTCAAAGACACGCCAAAGGAGTACGACGCCTGGAACGTCGATCCCGGCACATTCGATGTGCCACCCACTTTGCTCCACATGATCGACTCAGTGAAGCTTACCGAGCAGGGCCCGCTCCGGTCGGTCATTCAGATCTCACGGACCTGGCAGAGCTCAAAGTTTGTGCAGGAGATCATCCTCTATGCAGGTGCGGATCATGCCATCGTTTCAAACGATATCGACTGGCATGAGACACACGTTCTGCTCAAGGCTTCCTTTCCTCTCGCTGCGAGCAGCGACAACGCCACGTATGAGATCCCTTACGGCACGATTGAACGGCCTACAACGCGTAATAACAGCTTCGAGAAGGCGCGCTTCGAGGTTCCCGCCTTGCGATGGGCTGACCTGGGTGACGGTAAGCATGGCTTCAGCTTGCTGAATAACTCTAAATACGGCTACGATGCTGTCGGCAATCAATTGCGATTGACGCTGCTACGTTCGCCGACGTGGCCTGATCCGGATGCGGATCGCGAGCAGCACCACTTTGTATACGGGTTGTACCCGCATGCGGGAGATTGGAAACAGGCGCTGACGGTGCGTCATGGTTATGACTTCAACTACAAACTCAAGGCCGAACAGGTTGCGGCACATAGCGGAGCGATGAAGCCGGAACATTCGTTCGCAAGTATTGCCGAGAAAAACGTGGTTCTTACAGCTGTGAAGAAGGCTGAGGATGGAGATGGTCTGGTCGTTCGATTCTACGAATGGGCCGGTAAGGGTGGATCAGTCACTATTACCATTCCTCCGGGAGCCACGGATGCCACGCTGATCAACTTGATGGAGAAGCCGGAGGGCGGATCGATCGCTGTAAACGGAGACAAAGTTATAGTGCCGGTGACACCGTTTGAAATCCAAACTGTCAGGGTGAACTACAAGCCATCACCTACTATGTAG
- a CDS encoding tetratricopeptide repeat protein, producing MANASGLAMERLYPGAYKQEAAGVEYSVGRDGGKAMLHYKLPTTPPVSGQEQLQYFLGSGHLGLTYLYEKNGYWLESPVAYYERLRGYAMKPGLEPATEMPAALTLNPSCLRCHMSGVQRQVEGTDNLYKQLPFLQVGITCESCHGDAREHVASKGKAAVVNPIKLSPEKRDSTCIVCHLEGDTNVERRGKAGLDFKPGDDIRDYFSYFVYAGATNTKRGVSEIEQFNSSRCKIATGPSMSCMNCHDPHASPAVAERAGFYRAKCLTCHTQEKFATQHFPATPDCTGCHMPKTGSENIAHVAWTDHRIRQRPGETALSLSGLDAPAEQAPELVSILDSEKRPRDVAMAYYGLAVEGIATALPKALQLLTAAVQTNRDDVPLLQALGVISEMKGDNGSAAGYYRAVLQLQPDNMTAGTNLGTLLAKSGDLEAAAAAWTRVFKTNEDVPELGRNLAVVECRLGNKALAEKAMSKLLTYSPGLVEARKTLTAIQSGQHPCVATLAP from the coding sequence ATGGCAAACGCCAGCGGGCTGGCAATGGAGCGTCTCTATCCGGGAGCGTACAAACAGGAGGCTGCAGGGGTCGAATACAGCGTGGGCCGCGACGGTGGGAAGGCGATGCTGCACTATAAGCTTCCGACTACGCCGCCTGTATCCGGTCAGGAGCAGCTTCAGTATTTTCTTGGGTCGGGTCACCTCGGACTGACTTATCTGTATGAGAAGAATGGCTACTGGCTGGAGTCCCCCGTTGCGTACTACGAGAGGCTGCGGGGATATGCAATGAAGCCGGGATTGGAGCCTGCTACGGAGATGCCAGCGGCGCTCACGCTGAATCCAAGCTGCCTGCGGTGCCATATGAGCGGGGTACAACGGCAGGTGGAGGGGACGGATAATCTCTACAAACAGCTTCCGTTTCTGCAGGTGGGGATTACGTGCGAGAGCTGTCATGGCGATGCTCGGGAACATGTTGCTTCGAAGGGCAAGGCAGCAGTTGTAAATCCGATTAAGCTGTCCCCTGAGAAACGGGATAGTACGTGCATCGTGTGCCATCTTGAAGGCGATACGAATGTCGAGCGCCGTGGCAAGGCTGGTCTCGACTTCAAGCCGGGTGATGATATTCGAGACTACTTCTCCTACTTCGTCTATGCGGGTGCCACGAACACGAAGCGAGGGGTGAGTGAGATTGAGCAGTTCAATTCCAGCAGGTGCAAGATTGCGACTGGGCCGAGCATGTCGTGCATGAACTGCCACGATCCGCACGCCTCTCCTGCCGTCGCTGAACGGGCTGGGTTTTATCGAGCGAAGTGCCTGACGTGCCATACGCAGGAGAAGTTTGCGACGCAGCATTTCCCTGCCACCCCGGACTGTACGGGATGTCACATGCCGAAGACTGGTTCGGAGAATATCGCCCATGTCGCCTGGACGGATCACCGGATCAGGCAGCGACCGGGCGAGACTGCGCTGAGCCTGTCGGGGCTGGATGCGCCAGCAGAACAGGCTCCAGAGTTGGTCTCGATTTTGGACTCCGAGAAAAGGCCTCGGGATGTAGCGATGGCCTACTACGGCCTGGCAGTTGAAGGAATTGCGACAGCACTGCCAAAGGCGTTGCAGCTGCTGACTGCAGCGGTGCAAACGAATCGCGATGATGTTCCACTCCTGCAAGCGCTTGGGGTGATCTCTGAGATGAAGGGAGACAACGGCTCGGCGGCTGGCTACTATCGGGCCGTGTTGCAGCTTCAACCCGACAACATGACAGCAGGTACCAACCTTGGCACACTGCTGGCGAAGTCCGGCGATCTGGAAGCGGCGGCAGCGGCCTGGACCCGGGTTTTCAAAACGAATGAGGATGTTCCGGAGCTCGGTCGGAATCTTGCCGTCGTCGAGTGTCGTCTCGGGAATAAAGCGTTGGCAGAAAAGGCTATGTCGAAGCTGCTTACGTATAGTCCGGGTCTGGTTGAGGCGCGCAAGACCCTCACAGCCATCCAAAGCGGTCAGCATCCGTGCGTGGCTACGCTTGCTCCTTAA
- a CDS encoding DUF192 domain-containing protein, whose product MNHLNKSKGFVRNHSTGRSVCESTELATSFLCRLQGLLGRRDLARNAGLWLCPSSGIHTFGMKFSIDVVSLNKEMEIVGLAQHVPPWRIAGGGRRVHSILELPGGSIELTLLRIGQRLVITACPSS is encoded by the coding sequence GTGAATCACTTGAATAAATCCAAGGGTTTTGTAAGAAACCATTCGACAGGTAGAAGTGTATGCGAGTCGACGGAACTGGCAACCTCGTTCCTATGTCGTCTGCAAGGGCTTCTCGGGCGCCGCGATCTGGCTCGGAACGCTGGTCTTTGGTTATGCCCTTCGTCGGGAATCCACACCTTCGGAATGAAGTTTTCAATTGATGTCGTGTCTCTCAACAAGGAGATGGAGATAGTTGGGCTCGCTCAGCATGTGCCTCCCTGGAGGATAGCAGGTGGAGGGAGAAGAGTGCATTCTATCCTCGAGCTACCAGGAGGTTCGATTGAATTAACTCTCCTTAGGATCGGACAACGCCTCGTAATCACCGCTTGTCCGTCTAGCTAG